The proteins below are encoded in one region of Phyllopteryx taeniolatus isolate TA_2022b chromosome 11, UOR_Ptae_1.2, whole genome shotgun sequence:
- the abcc2 gene encoding LOW QUALITY PROTEIN: canalicular multispecific organic anion transporter 1 (The sequence of the model RefSeq protein was modified relative to this genomic sequence to represent the inferred CDS: inserted 1 base in 1 codon) yields MCAVVLEEYCGSVFWNSSYVEREDPDLPVCLEQTVLVWIPLGFLWLCTPWHLLALCRRTKDIRHMSKLYISKQLVASLLFLTAIAGLAITLGEDFSPSQEKPTPERNPMVYYTNPIIYAVSWVMVLLCQEGLRRRASVDSATLFLFWFLAVLCDLFPLQTIIREALRQGKFVDLPRFCLFCIAFGLEVISLILSGVADISPEAREVVKKNPEAGAPFFNRITFNWFNSMAIKGYRQPLVQEDMWALNEEDTTGYISHHFQQFMQIEFAAARHRYQKRLAKKQIKTSHNEAFINGLSSGLGKGVSQDVLMMDDRGKKEDKKEKKTKKKKEEENYPTSWLIPTIYKTFKWMLLESAFFKLLQDLLSFVSPQLLKLMITFTQDKSSYAWEGYLFAVLLLVVAVLQSLFLQQYFQRCFVLGMKVRTAIMAAVYKKALVVSNDTRKEYTVGETVNLMSADAQRFNDVTNFIHLLWSCPLQIALSILFLWQELGASVLAGLAVMILMVPINGLLATKARKFQIENMKFKDKRLKIMNEILNGMKILKLYAWEPSFQAQVQDIRGQELNVMKKFAYLTSVSTFIFSCAPALVSLATFAVFVGVSSDNVLTAEKAFTSISLFNILRFPLAMLPMLIASIVQTTVSRKRLEKFLGGEELESDVVRHDTSFCSAVNVCDGSFSWQKDGMPQLKNVSLDIKAGRLVAVVGAVGSGKSSLMSAILGEMHSTKGFINIQGSLAFVPQQAWIQNATLRDNIMFGSPLEEKRFQEVIQACALAPDLELLPGGDMTEIGEKGINLSGGQKQRVSLARAAYSQADIYLLDDPLSAVDSHVGKHLFDKVIGPNGILKDKTRILVTHGVSFLPHVDEIVVLVDGVISEVGSYNSLRASKGTFSXFLDTYAKEQNNNKNSPKSESEHGQGLADEDMVPEGADTQPDSPLEDTVTTTLKRENSIRRSQRNSSFRAAGNGSTRKSENAGETNKGKRLIEKEAMETGQVKFSVYLQYLRSMGWGYTCTVFLVYFIQNIAFIGQNIWLSDWTNDAVEYYNITYPAGKSDTRVGVFGALGVVQGLFVFLGTLLLANASVAASRILHSRLLNNILRAPMLFFDTTPIGRVVNRFAKDIFTVDEAIPQSFRSWIMCLLGVLGTLFVICLATPFFTIVIIPLAVVYFFVQRFYVATSRQLRRLDSVSRSPIYSHFGETVSGLSVIRAYSHQERFLQHNEITMDENLKSVYPWIVSNRWLAIRLEFVGNLVVFFAALLAVISRDSLDSGLVGLSISYSLNVTQTLNWLVRMTSELETNIVAVERVSEYSVIENEAKWVTDTRPAENWPEAGRLQFENYKVRYRPGLDLVLHGISCDIGSTEKIGIVGRTGAGKSSLTNCLFRIIEAAEGRILIDGVDISKIGLHDLRNNLTIIPQDPVLFSGTLRMNLDPFDRSSDEEIWRVLELSHLKEYVTGLQDGLQHEVAEGGENLSVGQRQLLCLARALLRKSRVLILDEATAAVDLETDNLIQTTIRKEFAHCTVLTIAHRLHSIMDSSRVMVLDAGRIVEFDSPSSLLEKKGVFYAMAKDAGITQAEITSL; encoded by the exons CTTGTCGCATCCCTGCTGTTCCTCACTGCCATAGCAGGCCTGGCCATCACTTTAGGAGAAGACTTCAGTCCAAGCCAAGAGAAACCTACACCAGAAAGGAATCCTATGGTGTACTATACCAACCCCATCATTTATGCTGTGTCATGG GTTATGGTGCTGCTGTGCCAAGAAGGGTTACGACGGAGAGCATCAGTAGATTCTGCCACTCTCTTCCTGTTCTGGTTCCTTGCAGTTCTGTGTGATCTTTTCCCTCTGCAGACCATCATACGAGAGGCACTCAGGCAG GGAAAGTTCGTTGACCTCCCTCGATTCTGCCTTTTCTGCATCGCCTTTGGCCTGGAAGTGATCTCACTCATCCTCTCTGGCGTGGCGGACATCTCTCCAGAAGCCAGGGAGGTTGTGAAAAAG AATCCAGAGGCAGGTGCACCATTTTTTAACAGAATCACATTCAACTGGTTTAATAG TATGGCGATAAAAGGGTACAGGCAGCCCCTGGTTCAGGAGGACATGTGGGCCCTGAATGAGGAGGACACCACGGGTTACATCAGCCATCATTTCCAGCAGTTCATGCAGATAGAGTTTGCTGCAGCCCGGCATCGATATCAGAAGAGGCTAgccaaaaaacaaatcaagacaTCCCATAATGAAGCATTTATAAATGGACTCTCCAGTGGTCTGGGGAAAGGCGTTAGTCAGGACGTGTTGATGATG GATGATAGAGGcaagaaagaagacaaaaaagaaaagaaaaccaagaaaaagaaggaagaagaaaacTATCCCACCTCATGGCTCATACCCACCATCTACAAGACATTTAAATGGATGTTGCTTGAATCGGCCTTCTTCAAACTTCTGCAGGACCTGCTCTCTTTTGTCAGTCCTCAGCTGCTAAA GTTGATGATCACTTTCACTCAGGACAAAAGCAGTTATGCGTGGGAAGGTTACCTATTTGCGGTGTTGCTTCTGGTGGTGGCCGTCCTGCAGTCTCTCTTCCTGCAACAGTACTTCCAGCGCTGCTTTGTGCTGGGAATGAAGGTCCGGACTGCTATCATGGCTGCCGTTTACaaaaag GCGCTGGTGGTGTCTAATGACACGCGTAAAGAGTACACGGTCGGCGAAACGGTGAACCTGATGTCTGCTGATGCCCAGCGCTTCAACGACGTGACAAACTTTATCCACCTGCTGTGGTCCTGCCCCCTGCAGATCGCCCTGTCCATCTTGTTCCTGTGGCAGGAGCTTGGAGCGTCTGTTTTGGCTGGACTTGCAGTCATGATTCTCATGGTACCAATTAATGGACTGCTAGCCACTAAGGCTAGAAAATTCCAG ATCGAGAATATGAAATTCAAAGACAAAAGACTGAAAATCATGAATGAAATACTCAATGGGATGAAG ATTCTGAAGCTGTATGCATGGGAGCCATCCTTCCAAGCTCAGGTACAAGACATCAGAGGCCAAGAACTGAACGTCATGAAGAAGTTTGCCTACCTCACATCTGTCTCCACATTCATTTTCAGCTGTGCTCCAGCTTTG GTGTCTTTGGCCACCTTTGCAGTGTTCGTAGGTGTGAGTTCAGACAACGTGTTGACTGCTGAAAAGGCGTTCACTTCCATCTCTCTCTTCAACATCCTTCGATTCCCTTTGGCCATGCTCCCCATGCTCATTGCTTCCATTGTGCAA ACAACGGTGTCCAGAAAGCGCCTTGAAAAGTTTTTGGGAGGCGAAGAACTTGAAAGTGATGTAGTGCGCCATGACACCAGCTTCT GTTCTGCTGTTAATGTATGCGATGGTTCCTTTTCATGGCAAAAAGATGGCATGCCGCAGCTTAAAAA TGTGAGTTTGGACATCAAAGCGGGTCGGTTGGTTGCAGTCGTGGGAGCTGTCGGCTCGGGCAAGTCCTCTCTGATGTCGGCCATTCTGGGAGAGATGCATAGCACCAAAGGCTTCATCAACATTCAG GGTTCTCTTGCCTTTGTACCGCAGCAAGCATGGATCCAAAATGCCACCCTGAGGGATAACATTATGTTTGGCTCTCCCCTCGAGGAGAAGCGATTCCAGGAGGTGATCCAGGCCTGTGCTCTGGCTCCAGACCTGGAGCTTCTTCCTGGAGGTGACATGACTGAGATTGGGGAGAAA GGGATCAACCTGTCAGGAGGTCAGAAACAGCGTGTGAGTTTAGCCAGGGCAGCTTACAGTCAGGCTGATATTTATCTGCTCGATGACCCCTTGTCTGCTGTGGACTCTCATGTGGGGAAGCATCTTTTTGACAAAGTGATCGGACCTAATGGAATACTCAAAGACAAG ACTCGTATACTGGTGACTCATGGGGTGAGCTTCCTGCCTCATGTGGATGAAATTGTGGTCCTGGTCGACGGAGTGATTTCCGAGGTTGGATCCTACAACAGCCTCCGTGCTAGCAAAGGCACCTTTT GATTTTTGGACACGTATGCCAAAgagcagaataataataaaaattcccCCAAATCTGAGTCCG AGCATGGCCAGGGTCTTGCAGATGAGGACATGGTCCCAGAAGGAGCTGACACCCAACCAGACTCCCCGTTGGAAGACACTGTAACTACAACTCTGAAGAGGGAAAACAGCATCCGCCGCAGCCAGCGCAACAGCAG TTTTAGAGCAGCAGGAAACGGCTCTACAAGGAAATCTGAAAATGcgggagaaacaaacaaaggcAAAAGGCTAATCGAGAAGGAAGCTATGGAAACAGGACAG GTGAAATTTTCAGTTTACCTCCAGTACCTGCGGTCCATGGGCTGGGGATATACTTGCACAGTCTTCTTGGTGTACTTCATCCAGAACATTGCATTCATTGGCCAGAATATCTGGCTCAGTGACTGGACTAATGACGCAGTGGAGTACTACAACATAACATACCCTGCAGGAAAGAGTGACACCAGGGTGGGAGTATTTGGTGCTCTGGGAGTGGTTCAGG GCCTCTTTGTGTTCCTTGGTACACTGCTTCTGGCCAATGCCTCCGTTGCAGCATCTCGAATCCTGCACTCGAGGCTGCTCAACAACATCTTGCGTGCTCCAATGCTCTTCTTTGATACCACACCCATTGGAAGGGTGGTCAACCGCTTTGCAAAG GATATATTTACAGTAGATGAGGCCATTCCACAATCATTCCGCTCTTGGATCATGTGTCTGTTGGGGGTGCTGGGGACTCTTTTTGTCATCTGTCTGGCGACTCCTTTCTTCACCATTGTCATCATTCCCCTGGCGGTGGTGTACTTTTTTGTCCAG CGTTTCTACGTCGCAACATCAAGGCAGCTGCGCCGGCTCGACTCAGTGTCTCGCTCTCCCATTTATTCTCACTTTGGCGAGACTGTGTCAGGCCTATCTGTGATAAGAGCTTACAGCCATCAAGAGAGGTTCCTCCAGCACAATGAAATCACCATGGATGAGAACCTAAAGAGCGTCTACCCGTGGATTGTGTCAAACAG ATGGCTGGCAATTCGTTTGGAGTTTGTGGGGAATCTGGTGGTTTTTTTCGCTGCTCTGCTTGCAGTTATTTCCAGAGATAGTCTGGACAGCGGCCTGGTTGGCCTATCCATATCCTACTCCCTTAAC GTAACACAAACCCTGAACTGGCTTGTTCGGATGACGTCAGAGCTGGAGACCAATATTGTCGCCGTGGAAAGAGTGAGTGAGTACAGCGTCATTGAAAATGAG GCAAAGTGGGTGACTGACACTCGGCCAGCAGAGAATTGGCCTGAGGCAGGAAGACTGCAGTTCGAAAACTACAAGGTCCGTTATCGACCCGGTTTGGATCTGGTGCTGCATGGCATCTCCTGTGACATTGGCTCCACTGAGAAG ATTGGTATTGTGGGCCGCACAGGAGCTGGGAAATCCAGCCTGACCAACTGTTTGTTCCGAATCATTGAAGCTGCCGAGGGTCGTATCCTCATAGACGGGGTTGATATTTCCAAAATAGGCTTACATGACCTAAGAAATAACCTCACTATCATACCACAG GATCCAGTGTTGTTCTCCGGAACTTTGAGGATGAACCTGGATCCGTTTGACAGATCCAGTGATGAAGAAATCTGGAGAGTTCTCGAGCTCTCCCATCTCAAGGAGTATGTGACAGGGCTGCAAGACGGATTGCAGCATGAGGTTGCAGAAGGAGGAGAGAACCTGAG TGTTGGACAGAGGCAGCTTCTGTGTTTGGCTCGGGCACTGCTCAGGAAGTCCCGCGTATTAATTCTGGATGAGGCTACAGCAGCTGTGGACCTGGAGACGGACAACCTGATCCAAACAACCATCAGGAAAGAGTTTGCACACTGCACCGTTCTCACCATTGCCCACCGCCTGCATAGCATCATGGACAGCTCGAG GGTGATGGTGCTCGATGCCGGTAGGATAGTGGAGTTTGATTCTCCGAGTAGCCTGcttgaaaaaaaaggtgttttctATGCCATGGCAAAGGATGCAGGGATAACACAAGCAGAAATCACAAGtctatga